Proteins from a genomic interval of Stenotrophomonas maltophilia:
- the dksA gene encoding RNA polymerase-binding protein DksA, whose translation MAAKKTAKKAATAAKKTAKPVVKKLAAKPVARKPASKPATKAASSQPAARKATAKKTPVKATKPVAKKAAAPAKAKPAAASKKAPVVKKTASKAAPVKKAAAKPVAKKAAAKPAPKAVVKKAAAKPVAKPAAKKVAAAKPVATPAAVKKVAKNVAAPAVKPTPVPVVKSAPKPAAKPAPAKPVPAKTVAVAAAQPASKPAPAAAPAASKAPQSKNPVPVSKSPAKTAVKSDSAPKTVSRPVGKVAVAVAARSAAPAPRSKYKVVEYKTDEATGRPILPAGYKPSSEEEYMSSLQQEYFRQRLQNWRADLVEESKQTIENLREEVRDIGDEAERATRETENSLELRTRDRYRKLIGKIDSTLKRLEAGDYGYCVDTGEEIGLERLEARLTAERTIDAQERWEHLQKQQGD comes from the coding sequence GTGGCTGCTAAAAAAACTGCAAAGAAGGCCGCAACGGCCGCCAAGAAAACCGCCAAGCCTGTTGTGAAGAAGTTGGCGGCAAAGCCCGTTGCCAGGAAACCGGCCAGCAAGCCGGCGACCAAGGCAGCGTCCTCGCAACCGGCGGCCAGGAAGGCCACCGCAAAGAAAACGCCGGTCAAGGCAACCAAGCCGGTGGCGAAGAAGGCCGCTGCGCCCGCCAAGGCCAAGCCTGCCGCTGCCAGCAAGAAGGCGCCGGTGGTGAAGAAAACCGCCAGCAAGGCCGCGCCGGTGAAGAAGGCCGCCGCCAAGCCGGTGGCGAAGAAGGCAGCAGCCAAGCCGGCGCCGAAGGCGGTGGTGAAGAAGGCTGCAGCCAAGCCGGTCGCCAAGCCCGCGGCAAAGAAGGTCGCTGCAGCTAAACCGGTTGCCACGCCTGCCGCTGTAAAGAAGGTTGCCAAGAATGTTGCCGCGCCGGCCGTCAAGCCGACCCCGGTCCCAGTAGTGAAGTCCGCACCGAAGCCAGCTGCCAAGCCGGCTCCGGCCAAGCCTGTCCCGGCCAAGACCGTGGCAGTGGCAGCAGCCCAGCCGGCCTCCAAGCCGGCCCCGGCCGCCGCTCCTGCCGCTTCGAAGGCCCCGCAATCCAAGAATCCCGTGCCCGTTTCGAAATCGCCTGCCAAAACCGCCGTGAAATCCGATTCCGCCCCGAAGACCGTGTCGCGCCCTGTCGGCAAGGTTGCCGTGGCCGTCGCCGCCCGCTCGGCGGCACCGGCCCCGCGCAGCAAGTACAAGGTGGTCGAGTACAAGACCGACGAGGCCACCGGCCGCCCGATCCTGCCGGCTGGCTACAAGCCGTCCTCGGAAGAGGAATACATGAGCTCGCTGCAGCAGGAGTACTTCCGCCAGCGCCTGCAGAACTGGCGTGCGGACCTGGTGGAAGAGTCCAAGCAGACCATCGAGAACCTGCGCGAGGAAGTGCGTGACATCGGCGACGAAGCCGAGCGTGCGACCCGCGAGACCGAGAACTCGCTGGAACTGCGTACCCGCGACCGCTACCGCAAGCTGATCGGCAAGATCGACAGCACCCTCAAGCGCCTGGAAGCAGGTGACTACGGCTACTGCGTCGACACCGGCGAAGAAATCGGCCTGGAGCGCCTGGAAGCGCGCCTGACCGCCGAGCGCACCATCGACGCCCAGGAGCGTTGGGAGCATCTGCAGAAGCAGCAGGGCGACTGA
- a CDS encoding M23 family metallopeptidase gives MRPALMIGALLLAAPLLSVPAAQAQDGIGSLIDSRVVFPASASQGALVIGKVPAGSRVQYAGRQLRVSSYGSVVFGIGRDEKGPLRVQVQRPDGGSETATITVTPRDWPTERVNGVPPKTVNPPPAIAERIKREQAQVTAARARDDDRTDFTQTFIWPVQGRISGRFGNARVYNGQPGAGHSGMDIAVPTGTPVKAPAAGIVTFAGPDLYLTGGTLLLDHGFGVSSNFLHLSRIDVKVGDRVEQGQVIAAVGATGRATGPHLHWGMNWFDTRIDPLLVLERK, from the coding sequence ATGCGTCCGGCTCTGATGATCGGGGCGCTGCTGTTGGCCGCGCCCCTGCTCAGCGTACCGGCGGCGCAGGCCCAGGATGGCATCGGCAGCCTGATCGACAGCCGCGTGGTATTCCCGGCCAGCGCGTCGCAGGGCGCGCTGGTGATCGGCAAGGTGCCCGCCGGCAGCCGCGTGCAGTACGCCGGCCGCCAGCTGCGGGTGAGCAGCTACGGCAGCGTGGTGTTCGGCATCGGCCGCGACGAAAAGGGTCCGCTGCGCGTACAGGTGCAACGCCCCGACGGTGGCAGCGAGACCGCCACCATCACCGTGACCCCGCGCGACTGGCCCACCGAGCGCGTCAACGGCGTGCCCCCGAAGACGGTCAATCCGCCGCCGGCCATTGCCGAACGGATCAAGCGCGAACAGGCGCAGGTGACCGCCGCGCGTGCCCGCGATGATGACCGCACCGACTTCACCCAGACCTTCATCTGGCCGGTGCAGGGCCGCATCAGCGGCCGCTTCGGCAATGCGCGCGTGTACAACGGCCAGCCCGGTGCCGGCCATTCCGGCATGGATATCGCGGTGCCGACCGGCACTCCGGTGAAGGCACCGGCCGCCGGCATCGTCACCTTCGCCGGCCCGGACCTGTACCTGACCGGCGGCACGCTGCTGCTCGACCACGGGTTCGGGGTCAGTTCCAACTTCCTGCACCTGTCGCGCATCGACGTGAAGGTGGGTGACCGTGTCGAGCAGGGCCAGGTGATTGCGGCGGTCGGCGCCACCGGCCGCGCCACCGGCCCGCACCTGCACTGGGGCATGAACTGGTTCGACACCCGCATCGACCCGCTGCTGGTACTGGAGCGGAAGTAA
- a CDS encoding MFS transporter: MSEPATAEDTALGLLSRPGFAKLLAYRIFAMLSYQVVAVTVGWHIYEVTRNPFSLGLVGLAEVLPFFCVAPFAGYLVDHLPRRRLGMVACSGLIATALVLTGVATGWLPFEGVWPIYAAIALTGMVRAFLSPIYNALFARVLARDQFARGAGLGAVVFQAGMVAGPALGGVLVGFGGKGLSYAVATGFALVAMACLATLKVEEPVHTGPAAPIFKSIAEGARFVVGNRIMVGAMALDMFSVLLGGVVAMLPAFLHEILHHGPEGLGILRAMPALGSVCVGLWLARHPLHRNAGRVLLFAVAGFGLCVISFGLSQHFWLSALILLFYGAFDGVSVVIRSTILQLATPEEMRGRVSSINGIFISSSNELGAFYAGTMAKLLGLVPAVVLGGFAVLSVAGITAWKNPTLRKLNLRDLQ; the protein is encoded by the coding sequence GTGAGCGAGCCTGCCACAGCCGAAGACACCGCGCTGGGCCTGCTGTCCCGGCCCGGTTTCGCCAAGCTGCTGGCCTACCGCATCTTCGCGATGCTGTCCTACCAGGTGGTTGCGGTCACCGTCGGCTGGCACATCTACGAAGTCACCCGCAATCCGTTCTCGCTGGGCCTGGTGGGCCTGGCCGAGGTGCTGCCGTTCTTCTGCGTGGCCCCGTTCGCTGGCTATCTGGTCGATCACCTGCCACGGCGCCGGCTGGGCATGGTGGCCTGTTCCGGGCTGATCGCCACGGCGCTGGTGCTGACCGGCGTTGCCACGGGTTGGCTGCCGTTTGAAGGGGTATGGCCGATCTATGCGGCCATCGCCCTGACCGGCATGGTCCGTGCGTTCCTGTCGCCGATCTACAACGCACTGTTCGCCCGCGTGCTGGCGCGCGATCAGTTCGCGCGCGGTGCCGGGCTCGGCGCAGTGGTGTTCCAGGCCGGCATGGTCGCCGGCCCAGCGCTGGGCGGCGTGCTGGTCGGCTTCGGCGGCAAGGGCCTGTCCTATGCCGTGGCTACCGGCTTCGCACTGGTGGCGATGGCCTGCCTGGCCACGCTGAAAGTGGAAGAGCCTGTGCACACCGGTCCAGCTGCACCGATCTTCAAGAGCATCGCCGAGGGTGCGCGCTTCGTGGTCGGCAACCGGATCATGGTCGGTGCCATGGCGCTGGACATGTTCTCGGTGCTGCTGGGCGGCGTGGTGGCGATGCTGCCTGCGTTCCTGCACGAAATCCTGCACCACGGCCCGGAAGGCCTGGGCATCCTGCGCGCGATGCCGGCGCTGGGTTCGGTGTGCGTAGGCCTGTGGCTGGCCCGCCACCCACTGCACCGCAATGCCGGCCGCGTACTGCTGTTCGCGGTGGCCGGGTTCGGCCTGTGCGTGATCAGCTTCGGCCTGTCGCAGCACTTCTGGCTGTCGGCGCTGATCCTGCTGTTCTACGGGGCCTTCGACGGCGTCTCGGTGGTGATCCGCTCGACCATCCTGCAGCTGGCCACGCCGGAAGAGATGCGCGGTCGCGTGTCGTCGATCAACGGCATCTTCATCAGTTCGTCCAACGAGCTGGGCGCGTTCTATGCCGGCACGATGGCCAAGCTGCTCGGTCTGGTACCGGCAGTGGTGCTGGGTGGGTTCGCGGTGCTGAGCGTGGCCGGGATCACGGCGTGGAAGAACCCGACGCTGCGGAAACTGAATTTGCGTGATCTGCAATGA
- a CDS encoding phosphoglycolate phosphatase — MTSTGFPRAVLFDLDGTLLDSAPDFVATCDAMLAERGRAPIDPALLRPVVSKGSRAMVSAAFPELDTAARDALIPEFLQRYEALIGQHAVLFDGVADMLAALDDAGTVWGIVTNKPEYLARLILPQHGWQQRCAVLVGGDSLAERKPHPLPLLHAAQAIAVAAEDCVYVGDDERDIIAARAAAMPSVAALWGYRLHSDDPLAWQADVLVENAELLQLASLWPTRPATPAQP, encoded by the coding sequence ATGACCTCCACCGGTTTCCCGCGTGCGGTGCTGTTCGACCTGGACGGCACGCTGCTGGACAGTGCGCCGGACTTCGTCGCCACCTGCGATGCGATGCTGGCCGAGCGTGGTCGTGCACCGATCGATCCGGCGTTGTTGCGCCCGGTGGTGTCGAAGGGCTCGCGTGCGATGGTCTCGGCAGCCTTCCCCGAACTGGACACGGCGGCGCGTGATGCGCTGATTCCGGAGTTCCTGCAGCGCTACGAGGCGTTGATCGGCCAGCACGCGGTACTGTTCGATGGCGTTGCAGACATGCTTGCTGCACTGGATGACGCCGGTACCGTGTGGGGCATCGTCACCAACAAGCCCGAGTACCTGGCGCGCCTGATCCTGCCGCAGCATGGCTGGCAGCAGCGCTGTGCGGTACTGGTGGGCGGTGACAGCCTTGCCGAGCGCAAGCCGCATCCGCTGCCCCTGCTGCACGCCGCGCAGGCGATTGCCGTTGCCGCCGAAGACTGCGTGTACGTGGGCGACGACGAGCGCGACATCATTGCTGCGCGGGCTGCGGCCATGCCGTCGGTCGCGGCGCTGTGGGGTTACCGCCTGCACAGTGACGACCCGCTGGCGTGGCAGGCCGACGTGCTGGTCGAGAACGCCGAACTTCTGCAACTGGCCAGCCTCTGGCCGACCCGGCCGGCAACCCCGGCCCAGCCGTAA
- a CDS encoding dihydroorotase, producing MSSTLITNARMVNEGRTFDGDLRIENGRIAQIGSGLAPRDGEQVVDAAGRWLLPGMIDDQVHFREPGLTHKGDIASESAAAVAGGLTSFMDMPNTNPPTLDSTILEAKYELARGRAWANYGFYHGASNDNLDAIRALDPKKAPGVKVFMGASTGNMLVDNPETLDAIFRECPTPIITHCEDTPMIDANLKAFQEKYGDALTPDMHPDIRSREACIKSTRLAMSLARKHGTRLHVLHISTADELALFEKGPLIRADGSRKQITAETCVHFLHFARPDYATKGNLIKCNPAIKEVSDREAITAALADDVLDVLATDHAPHTWEEKQKPYAQAPSGLPLVQYALVAALERVHEGKLTREQVVQKFAHAPAQLFDVEERGFLREGYFADLVLVEDVPFTVKREDVLSKCGWSPFEGTTFRSRVASTWVNGQLVWDGSTLVGQPAGQRMTYDR from the coding sequence ATGTCCTCCACCCTCATCACCAACGCCCGCATGGTCAACGAAGGCCGCACCTTCGACGGCGACCTACGCATCGAGAACGGCCGCATCGCGCAGATCGGCAGTGGGCTGGCGCCGCGCGACGGCGAGCAGGTGGTGGACGCGGCCGGACGCTGGCTGCTGCCCGGCATGATCGATGACCAGGTGCACTTCCGCGAACCGGGCCTGACCCACAAGGGCGACATCGCCAGCGAGTCGGCGGCGGCCGTGGCCGGTGGCCTGACCAGCTTCATGGACATGCCCAACACCAACCCGCCGACGCTGGATTCGACCATCCTGGAGGCCAAGTACGAGCTCGCGCGCGGCCGCGCCTGGGCCAACTACGGCTTCTACCACGGTGCCAGCAATGACAACCTGGACGCGATCCGCGCCCTGGACCCGAAGAAGGCCCCGGGCGTGAAGGTGTTCATGGGTGCCTCCACCGGCAACATGCTGGTCGACAACCCGGAAACGCTGGATGCGATCTTCCGCGAATGCCCGACCCCGATCATCACGCACTGCGAAGACACGCCGATGATCGATGCCAACCTGAAGGCCTTCCAGGAAAAGTACGGCGACGCGCTGACCCCGGACATGCACCCGGACATCCGCTCGCGCGAGGCCTGCATCAAGTCCACCCGCCTGGCGATGTCGCTGGCGCGCAAGCACGGCACCCGCCTGCACGTGCTGCACATCTCCACCGCCGATGAGCTGGCGCTGTTCGAGAAGGGCCCGCTGATCCGTGCCGACGGCAGCCGCAAGCAGATCACCGCCGAGACCTGCGTGCACTTCCTGCACTTCGCGCGCCCGGATTACGCGACCAAGGGCAACCTGATCAAATGCAACCCGGCGATCAAGGAAGTGTCCGACCGCGAAGCGATCACCGCCGCGCTGGCCGACGACGTGCTGGACGTGCTGGCCACCGACCACGCGCCGCACACCTGGGAAGAGAAGCAGAAGCCCTACGCGCAGGCGCCGTCGGGTCTGCCGCTGGTGCAGTACGCACTGGTGGCCGCGTTGGAGCGCGTGCACGAAGGCAAGCTGACCCGCGAACAGGTGGTGCAGAAATTCGCACACGCGCCGGCACAGCTGTTCGACGTGGAAGAGCGCGGCTTCCTGCGCGAAGGCTACTTCGCCGACCTGGTGCTGGTGGAAGACGTGCCGTTCACCGTCAAGCGCGAGGACGTACTTTCCAAGTGTGGTTGGTCGCCGTTTGAAGGCACCACCTTCCGTTCGCGCGTGGCCTCGACCTGGGTCAACGGCCAGCTGGTGTGGGACGGCAGCACGCTGGTGGGCCAGCCCGCTGGCCAGCGCATGACCTACGACCGCTGA
- the ubiG gene encoding bifunctional 2-polyprenyl-6-hydroxyphenol methylase/3-demethylubiquinol 3-O-methyltransferase UbiG, which produces MTAPHASSNFDQAELDKFAALANRWWDADGPQKPLHALNPVRLKYVADRVPLRGARVLDIGCGGGLLSEALAQSGADVTAIDLAPELVKVARLHALESGAKVEYRVQAAEDLAAEQPGSFDVVTCMEMLEHVPDPGAIIEACKRLLKPGGHLFLSTINRTAAAFAVAIVGAEYVARLLPKGTHHYQEFIKPAELARWLREADMQLVDVSGMAYEPWRNHARLSSRTDINYLAYAVKPA; this is translated from the coding sequence ATGACTGCCCCCCACGCATCCTCCAATTTCGATCAGGCCGAGCTGGACAAGTTCGCCGCGTTGGCCAACCGCTGGTGGGACGCTGACGGCCCACAGAAGCCGCTGCATGCGCTGAACCCGGTGCGGCTGAAGTACGTGGCTGACCGCGTGCCGCTGCGCGGTGCGCGCGTGCTGGATATCGGCTGCGGTGGCGGCCTGCTGAGCGAGGCGCTGGCGCAGTCCGGTGCCGACGTCACCGCCATCGACCTGGCCCCGGAACTGGTCAAGGTCGCACGCCTGCACGCGCTGGAAAGCGGTGCCAAGGTCGAATATCGCGTCCAGGCTGCAGAGGACCTGGCTGCCGAGCAGCCGGGCAGTTTCGATGTGGTCACCTGCATGGAAATGCTCGAGCACGTGCCGGATCCGGGCGCGATCATCGAGGCCTGCAAGCGCCTGCTGAAGCCGGGCGGTCACCTGTTCCTGTCGACCATCAACCGCACCGCTGCCGCCTTCGCGGTGGCGATTGTCGGCGCCGAGTACGTGGCGCGGCTGCTGCCCAAGGGCACCCATCACTACCAGGAATTCATCAAGCCGGCCGAGCTGGCGCGCTGGCTGCGCGAGGCCGACATGCAGCTGGTGGATGTCAGCGGCATGGCCTACGAGCCGTGGCGCAACCACGCCCGCCTGAGCAGCCGCACCGACATCAACTACCTCGCCTACGCGGTCAAGCCGGCATGA
- the yidD gene encoding membrane protein insertion efficiency factor YidD encodes MISRLLIALLRFYKRFISPLLGPRCRFVPSCSEYAMEAISRHGPLRGSWLAARRLGRCHPFHPGGFDPVPESPNAPSCRCTGKH; translated from the coding sequence GTGATCTCGCGCCTGCTCATCGCCCTGCTGCGCTTCTACAAGCGCTTCATCAGCCCCTTGCTGGGGCCACGCTGCCGTTTCGTGCCGAGCTGTTCTGAATACGCGATGGAAGCCATCTCGCGGCACGGACCGCTGCGCGGCAGCTGGCTGGCTGCGCGCCGGCTCGGTCGCTGCCACCCGTTCCATCCCGGCGGCTTCGACCCCGTGCCCGAGTCTCCCAACGCCCCCTCTTGCCGTTGCACAGGAAAACACTGA
- a CDS encoding squalene/phytoene synthase family protein codes for MSSTALDSFLDKWRSRWPEWSVAAPFVAESQRELAVAWFALLQEFDDMLNTSGDPMPADAKLAWWGEELRSWAAHRSRHPLGRLLEPVRAPWAQLAEALPDLVEARTVALDAASAERALANYADAVATVEAALFNDRPRTGAGRAVQLQTLAQRLQDAGVAGVPRSLLDEDSSTAAQRWAQYLLKGWGSRVSGPRPRRIWSSLARARVAAQAAGKPIEATPVRTLLRVWWAARG; via the coding sequence GTGAGCAGTACCGCGCTGGACAGTTTCCTCGACAAGTGGCGCAGCCGCTGGCCGGAATGGTCGGTGGCCGCCCCGTTCGTGGCCGAATCGCAACGCGAGCTTGCAGTGGCGTGGTTCGCGCTGCTGCAGGAATTCGACGACATGCTCAACACCAGTGGCGACCCGATGCCAGCCGATGCCAAGCTGGCCTGGTGGGGCGAGGAGCTGCGCAGCTGGGCTGCGCACCGGTCGCGTCACCCGTTGGGCCGCCTGCTGGAGCCAGTGCGTGCGCCGTGGGCGCAGCTGGCCGAGGCGCTGCCGGATCTGGTTGAAGCGCGCACCGTCGCACTGGATGCGGCCAGCGCCGAGCGCGCGTTGGCCAACTACGCCGACGCGGTTGCCACGGTGGAAGCGGCGCTGTTCAACGACAGGCCGCGCACCGGCGCCGGTCGCGCGGTGCAGCTGCAGACCCTGGCCCAGCGCCTGCAGGATGCCGGCGTGGCCGGTGTGCCGCGCAGCCTGTTGGATGAGGATTCCAGCACGGCCGCGCAGCGCTGGGCGCAGTACCTGTTGAAGGGGTGGGGCAGCCGCGTATCCGGTCCGCGCCCGCGCCGTATCTGGTCCAGCCTGGCCCGCGCCCGCGTGGCCGCGCAGGCTGCAGGCAAGCCGATTGAAGCGACACCGGTGCGCACCTTGCTGCGCGTGTGGTGGGCCGCCCGCGGTTGA
- a CDS encoding SufE family protein → MTDSPFPLEPTAAEAQTAIAEEFGFFGDWSERYQYLIDLGRKLPAFPDEWKTEEHRLLGCQSMVWIVPEGNAQSLRFHAISDSAIVSGLIFLALRVYSGRSAQEILDTEPSYIQDIGLARHLSPTRSNGVAAMLAFIRETAQAQLQRDPS, encoded by the coding sequence GTGACCGACTCCCCGTTCCCGCTTGAACCCACCGCCGCCGAGGCCCAGACCGCCATCGCCGAGGAATTCGGCTTCTTCGGCGACTGGTCCGAGCGCTACCAGTACCTGATCGACCTCGGCCGCAAGCTGCCCGCCTTCCCGGACGAATGGAAGACCGAAGAGCACCGTCTGCTGGGCTGCCAGTCGATGGTCTGGATCGTGCCGGAAGGCAACGCGCAGTCACTGCGCTTCCACGCCATCAGTGATTCGGCCATCGTTTCCGGCCTGATCTTCCTGGCCCTGCGCGTGTACTCCGGGCGCTCGGCGCAGGAGATCCTGGATACCGAGCCCAGCTACATCCAGGACATCGGCCTGGCCCGTCACCTCTCACCCACCCGCAGCAACGGCGTGGCGGCGATGCTGGCGTTCATCCGCGAGACCGCGCAGGCCCAGCTGCAGCGCGACCCGTCGTGA
- a CDS encoding N-acetylornithine carbamoyltransferase, protein MSPKHFLNTQDWSRSELDALLTQAALFKRNKLGDQLKGKSIALVFFNPSMRTRTSFELGAFQLGAHAVVLQPGKDAWPIEFNLGTVMDGDTEEHIAEVAKVLGRYCDIIAVRAFPKFIDWAYDRQDIVLNSFARYSPVPVINMETITHPCQELAHVMALQEHFGTQDLRGKKYVLTWTYHPKPLNTAVANSALTIATRMGMDVTLLCPTADYILDDRYMGWAEQNVAESGGSLKISHDIDSAYAGADVVYAKSWGALPFFGNWEPEKPIRDQFKHFIVDERKMALTNNGVFSHCLPLRRNVKATDAVMDSPQCIAINEAENRLHVQKAIMAAVAGR, encoded by the coding sequence ATGTCCCCCAAGCACTTCCTGAACACCCAGGACTGGAGCCGCAGCGAACTTGACGCGCTGCTGACCCAGGCCGCGCTGTTCAAGCGCAACAAGCTCGGCGACCAGCTCAAGGGCAAGTCGATCGCGCTGGTGTTCTTCAACCCGTCCATGCGCACCCGCACCAGCTTCGAACTGGGCGCGTTCCAGCTCGGTGCCCACGCGGTGGTGCTGCAGCCGGGCAAGGATGCGTGGCCGATCGAGTTCAACCTCGGTACGGTGATGGACGGCGACACCGAAGAGCACATCGCTGAAGTGGCCAAGGTGCTGGGCCGTTACTGCGACATCATCGCCGTGCGTGCGTTCCCCAAGTTCATCGACTGGGCCTACGACCGCCAGGACATCGTCCTCAACAGCTTCGCCAGGTATTCGCCGGTGCCGGTCATCAACATGGAGACCATCACCCATCCGTGCCAGGAGCTGGCCCACGTCATGGCCCTGCAGGAGCACTTCGGCACCCAGGACCTGCGCGGCAAGAAGTACGTGCTGACCTGGACCTACCACCCCAAGCCGTTGAACACTGCGGTGGCCAACTCGGCGCTGACCATCGCCACCCGCATGGGCATGGACGTGACCCTGCTGTGCCCGACCGCCGACTACATCCTCGATGACCGCTACATGGGCTGGGCCGAGCAGAACGTGGCCGAGAGCGGCGGTTCGCTGAAGATCAGCCATGACATCGACAGCGCCTACGCCGGCGCCGACGTGGTCTACGCCAAGAGCTGGGGCGCGCTGCCGTTCTTCGGCAACTGGGAGCCGGAAAAGCCGATCCGCGACCAGTTCAAGCACTTCATCGTGGACGAGCGGAAGATGGCGCTGACCAACAACGGTGTGTTCAGCCACTGCCTGCCGCTGCGCCGCAACGTGAAGGCGACCGACGCGGTGATGGATTCGCCGCAGTGCATCGCCATCAACGAAGCCGAGAACCGCCTGCACGTGCAGAAGGCGATCATGGCCGCGGTTGCCGGGCGCTGA
- the cysS gene encoding cysteine--tRNA ligase, with the protein MTLRLHNNLTRQLEPFTPLDPACPTLYVCGPTVYNYVHIGNARGPVVFGVLADLLRRRFGALRYARNITDVDDKINTAAREQGVPISTITDKFAAAYREDMAALGVVPPDIEPEVTAHMPQIITMIEQLIANCHAYAAEGHVLFAVASFDGYGKLSRRDPEEMLAGARVDVAPYKRDPGDFVLWKPSTDDLPGWESPWGRGRPGWHIECSAMAAAHLGETIDIHAGGVDLQFPHHENEIAQSECAHGGRIFARYWLHNGMLNFGGAKMSKSLGNIERVHDLVRQHPPEALRLALLSAHYRQPLDWSDGLIEQSVRTLDRLYGTLRELASIEASAVIPATVEATLDDDLNTPQALAEVARIAADARRATDPAEQARLKGELLGAGLALGLLQADPAQWFGTAAGDDGDDSRIQGLIDERAAAKKARDFARADAIRDQLAAEGIVLDDTPQGVRWSRKRG; encoded by the coding sequence ATGACCCTGCGCCTGCACAACAACCTGACTCGCCAGCTCGAACCGTTCACCCCGCTCGATCCGGCCTGTCCGACCCTGTATGTGTGCGGCCCCACGGTCTACAACTACGTGCACATCGGCAACGCCCGTGGCCCGGTGGTGTTCGGGGTGCTGGCCGACCTGCTGCGGCGGCGTTTCGGCGCACTGCGCTACGCCCGCAACATCACCGACGTGGACGACAAGATCAACACCGCCGCGCGCGAGCAGGGGGTGCCGATCAGCACCATCACCGACAAGTTCGCCGCCGCCTACCGTGAAGACATGGCCGCGCTGGGCGTGGTGCCGCCGGACATCGAGCCGGAGGTGACCGCGCACATGCCGCAGATCATCACCATGATCGAGCAGCTGATCGCCAACTGCCATGCCTATGCCGCCGAGGGCCACGTGCTGTTCGCGGTGGCCAGCTTCGACGGCTACGGCAAGCTCTCGCGCCGTGACCCGGAAGAGATGCTGGCCGGCGCCCGCGTCGATGTCGCCCCCTACAAGCGCGATCCGGGCGATTTCGTGCTGTGGAAGCCGTCCACCGACGACCTGCCCGGCTGGGAATCGCCCTGGGGCCGTGGCCGCCCGGGCTGGCACATCGAATGCTCGGCGATGGCCGCCGCCCATCTGGGCGAGACCATCGACATCCATGCCGGCGGCGTCGACCTGCAGTTCCCGCACCACGAGAACGAGATCGCGCAGAGCGAATGCGCGCACGGCGGCAGGATCTTCGCCCGCTACTGGCTGCACAACGGCATGCTCAACTTCGGCGGCGCCAAGATGAGCAAGTCGCTGGGCAACATCGAGCGCGTGCATGACCTGGTGCGCCAGCATCCGCCGGAGGCACTGCGCCTGGCCCTGCTGTCGGCCCATTACCGGCAGCCGCTGGACTGGTCCGATGGCCTGATCGAGCAGTCGGTGCGCACCCTGGACCGCCTGTACGGCACCCTGCGGGAACTGGCGTCGATCGAAGCCAGCGCGGTGATCCCGGCCACCGTCGAGGCGACCCTGGATGACGACCTGAACACCCCGCAGGCGCTGGCCGAAGTGGCCCGCATTGCCGCCGACGCGCGTCGTGCCACCGATCCGGCCGAACAGGCGCGCCTGAAGGGCGAGCTGCTCGGTGCGGGCCTGGCACTGGGCCTGCTGCAGGCCGATCCGGCGCAGTGGTTCGGTACCGCCGCCGGCGATGATGGTGACGATTCGCGCATCCAGGGCCTGATCGACGAGCGCGCTGCGGCCAAGAAGGCGCGTGACTTTGCCCGTGCCGACGCCATCCGCGACCAGCTGGCCGCCGAAGGCATCGTGCTGGACGACACTCCGCAGGGCGTTCGCTGGTCGCGCAAGCGCGGCTGA